CTTGAGGCCGCCCACGAGCTCGGCGCCGACGTCGAGTGGCCGGTCCAGTACCGCCGCGGGCGCTTCGACTGAGGCGGATGGCGCGGTCCGCCGCGGGCGGCGGCGTGCGAACCACGCGCAGGCGCCGGGAAGGCTTATGCGGCTCCCGGGTGCCGACGGCGTATGGGCGACCTCGACTACCGACCCTTCCCCGAGGAGCGAGACGACGAGTTCAGCGCGTTCATGCGGTACGCCTTCTCTCCCGAGCGGGGGCCGTACGACCCCGAGGCCGACGACGACGACCGCGAGCACCTCGCGGCGTACCGCGGGCTGTTCGACGGCGAGGAGGCCGTCGCGGTGTGCGGCCACCACGACTTCGCGCTCCGGATCCGCGGGCGGGACCGCGACGCGGCCGGCCTCTCCGCCGTCGCCTCCCCGCCGGAACACCGACGACAGGGGCACGTCGAGCGGCTCCTCCGCGAGTCGCTCACCGAGTATCGAGGCGACGACGTGCGCTTCTCCGTGCTGTGGCCCTTCGAGCACCCGTTTTACCGCCGATACGGCTGGGAGACGGTGAGCCGGTACCGATCGGTGAAAGCCCCGCCCGAACAGTTGGCGTTCGCGGCCGAGGCGAGCGGCGGGACCGACGGCGCGGGCGAGTTCCGGCGGCTCGACGCCGACGACTACGACGCGGCCGCCGACCTCCTCGCCGCGACCGCGGACCGGTACGACTTCACGATGGCGCGGACGGCGGCGTGGTGGCGCGAGCGCACCCTCCGCGGGTGGCAGACCGACCCGTTCGTCTACGGCCTCGAACGCGACGGCGACCTGCGCGCGCTGCTGTCGTACACGTTCACCGGGCGCGACGAGGGCGACGGGACGGCGATGGTCGTCTCCGACGCCGCCGTCCGTGATCCGGCCGCGTGGGACGAGGTGTTCCGGTTCTGTCGGGACCACGACTCGCAGGTCGAGCGCGTCAGGCTCCGGCTCCCGGTCGACGTGAGCCTCCTCGACCGGGTCGACGACCCGCGGGCGGTGACCGAGGAGGTCCGCGCCGGCCCGATGTTCCGCCTCGTCGACGCGGCCGCGGCGCTGGCGGCGGTAGACCCCGACCCCGCCCTCGAAGCCCGGTTCACCCTCGCGGTCGACGACCCCCTCGTCGACTGGCACGACCGACCGATCCGGGTGGCCGTCGCGGACGGCGCGGTCGACGCCGAGCGGGTCGACGCCGGGAGCGACCCCGGAGCGTCCGCCCGCGACGACGCCGACGTGACCGCGGGGGTCGGCGCGCTCTCGCAGCTGTACGCGGGGTACCGCGACGTCGACGACCTCCGGGCGCACGCCGCGCTGGACGTCGACGACGAGGCCGGCGAGGGCCTCGCGACCGACCTCGCCGCCCTCTTCCCGCCGCGGCGGACGTTCCTTCGCGAGGGATTCTGACCGGCGCCGAGGCGGCGGTCTGGTCCGGGCGCGACCGCTGCCGGGCTTTTTATTCGCGCGCGCCGTAGCGGGCGTCATGAGTTCCCGCGACCGCCGCGACGGCGACGACCTCGAAGAGCGGCTCGACGAGCTCGAGGACGTGCTGGGCGAGCTCCGCGCCGACCTGCGCGAGACCGAGCGCGACCGCCGCGGGCCCCCGCGGCCGCCCCGGCTCTCGGAGCTGGTCCGGTTCACCGAGCAGTACACCATCCCGACGGTGATCGCCCTGCTGGAGACGACGATCAAGTCGCTCGAACTGCTTCGGGGCACCCTCCGGCTCGCGGACCCGAGCCGGAGCGTGGCGGAGGGCACAGAAGGCGCGGGCGACCGGCTCGCGGACGTCCGCGACGGCGCGACCGCCGGCCTCTCGCGGTCGCTCTCGGAGCTCCGGACGGCGCTCTCGGAGGCCGACCTCCCCGAGGAGGCCGCCTCGCGCTCGATCATCGCCGACGCGCGCGACCTCACCGCGGAGATCGAGTCCCGCATCGACGAGGGGCGCCGAGAGGCGGACGCGGCCCGCGACCGGCGGCCGGAGGGAGACGGGACCCGAGACCGGAGCGAGGGGAGCCGCGACCGCGACGAGGGGAGCCGCGACCGGAACGAGGAGGGGGCGGACCGAGGCGGCGACCCCGTTCAGATAGACGTGACCGGACCCGGCGACGGGGACGCCGATTCCGCGGACGGAGCGTCCGGAGACGCGGATCCCCCGGAGGTCGACGTCGAGTCCGAACTGGAGTCGATAAAGCGCCAGATCGACGGCGTCGAGGGGGACGCGGACGACGGCGCCGAGGTCGACGGAAACGCCGGCTCGGACGCGGGCGAGAAGAGCGTCGACGCGGAGGCCGACGGGTCGGGTGACGCCGGCGGAACGGCGAACGCGGAGGACGGCTCGGACGCCGACGGCCCGGACGACCGAACGAACTGAGCCGCGGTCTCAAAACGACGCGCCGAGCCGGCCGGCGACGCGCTCGGCGGAGTCGACGAGGAGCGTCTCGTCGTCGGTGAACACCTCGAGGGCGACCGTCCCGTCGAACCCGTCGAGCTCGGACGCGACGAGGTCGTAGTCGACCTCGCCGGCGCCCACCGGAAGGTGCGTGTCGCCGCGGCGGCGGACGTCGTGACAATGGAGGTGCGAGACCCGGTCGCCGTGGCTCCGGAGGAACCGCCGTATCGCCTTGTTGCCGCCCTCCATGTACGCGTGACCGATATCGAAGCAGACCGGGGTGTCCGTCTCGCGGGCGAGGTCACCGAGGACGGAGAGCTGAAGCCCCGCGTGCTGGTGGCCGACGTTTTCGACGACGACCTCGACGCCCGCCTCGCGGCCGGCCGCCGCGACCCGTCGGAGCTGGTCGGCCGCGGTCTCCCGGAACTCCACGTCGTCGCGGTCGGCCGAGGTGGCGTGGAGGACCGCCTTCTCGGCGCCGAGGTCGCCGGCCGCTTCGAGGAGCCGCCGCTGGTAGGCGACGATGGCGTCGTTCACCTCCGGGACGTACGTCGCCAGCCGCTGGCCGTACGGGAGGTGGACGAGCAGGTCGCGGCCGGCGAGCGCGTCCGCGAGCCGCTCCGGGTCGACCTCGCCCGGCACGAGCGTCGGCTCGCCGATCCCGAGTTCACAGAAGTCGAACCGCGCGGGCGACGCCGCGAGCCGGTCGAGGTCGTCGCCGACGGTGAGACCGATGTCCATGTCGGCGGTGGGTGCGGCGATCGGATAAATGGTGTCGCCGGCTCGGTAGCGCCGGTGAGGTTTCCCTCCGGCCACGGGGTCAGAGCGGGTCGCCCGCGACGCCCGCGGTGCGGCGATTCCGCGTCGGGTCCGTCAGTACTCTTCAGGCGCCGAACTCGCGTACCCCTTCAGCGCTATCGGGACCACGAAGAACCCGATCACACAGGCGATCGTCACGGCGATCTGATCCGGCTTCGGCAGGTCACCGGCAACGATCAGTAAGAACAGCGACGTACCGAGATAGAGGACGGCGATCGCCCATCGAACGAGGGGGTTCGCTAGCAACCGAACGTGGCTCACGATGGACACCGCGTGTGCCCGCCGTAGTAAACGTTCGGACGCAATCCGGATGTTCCGCTGAACCGAGAGCGACGAGCCCAAGAAGAGTGGTTCGACGGCGCCGCCTCAGTCGTCAGCCAGCGGGTTATCGAGGTCGATCTCGCCGGCGTCGATCTCGGCTTCGATCTCTCGGACCGCGGTCACCATGTTCTCGGTCTTCCCGTACGCGACCTCGCGCGGGAGAAGCTTCAGCCCGCAGTCGGGCGAGACCGTGAGCTTCTCCGGCGGGACGACGCGGAGGCCCTGCCGGATGTTCTCCTTGATCTCTTCGACGGACTCGACCTCGGCGGTGTGGGCGTCGACGACGCCGAGCGCGAGGTCCGGTTCGAGTTCCGGCTCTTCGAGCACGGGGATCTGCTCGTAGTCGCCGTTCGAGAGCTCGATGTCGAACTCGTCGATCGGGTAGTCGTTGACCTCGGGGTACACCCGCGAGTAGTCGCCGTAACAGACGTGGAGCCCGATCCGGACCTCCTCGGGGATGCCCGCGGCGATGCGTTCGAGCGCCTCCCCGACGATGGCGTGGTCCTCCGGGGTCGTCGCCAGCGCCGGCTCGTCGATCTGGATGTAGCGCGCGCCGGCCTCGACGAGCTTCTCGACCTCCTCGTTGACGAGGTCCGCGAGGTCGTAGACGAGCTCCTCGGTGGAGGGGTACGCCTCGTTGAACGCCCAGAAGCCGAGGGTGTACGGGCCCGTGATCGGG
The sequence above is a segment of the Halorubrum sp. 2020YC2 genome. Coding sequences within it:
- a CDS encoding GNAT family N-acetyltransferase, encoding MGDLDYRPFPEERDDEFSAFMRYAFSPERGPYDPEADDDDREHLAAYRGLFDGEEAVAVCGHHDFALRIRGRDRDAAGLSAVASPPEHRRQGHVERLLRESLTEYRGDDVRFSVLWPFEHPFYRRYGWETVSRYRSVKAPPEQLAFAAEASGGTDGAGEFRRLDADDYDAAADLLAATADRYDFTMARTAAWWRERTLRGWQTDPFVYGLERDGDLRALLSYTFTGRDEGDGTAMVVSDAAVRDPAAWDEVFRFCRDHDSQVERVRLRLPVDVSLLDRVDDPRAVTEEVRAGPMFRLVDAAAALAAVDPDPALEARFTLAVDDPLVDWHDRPIRVAVADGAVDAERVDAGSDPGASARDDADVTAGVGALSQLYAGYRDVDDLRAHAALDVDDEAGEGLATDLAALFPPRRTFLREGF
- a CDS encoding sugar phosphate isomerase/epimerase, which codes for MDIGLTVGDDLDRLAASPARFDFCELGIGEPTLVPGEVDPERLADALAGRDLLVHLPYGQRLATYVPEVNDAIVAYQRRLLEAAGDLGAEKAVLHATSADRDDVEFRETAADQLRRVAAAGREAGVEVVVENVGHQHAGLQLSVLGDLARETDTPVCFDIGHAYMEGGNKAIRRFLRSHGDRVSHLHCHDVRRRGDTHLPVGAGEVDYDLVASELDGFDGTVALEVFTDDETLLVDSAERVAGRLGASF
- a CDS encoding methionine synthase: MVRNPEANRDQFRPDDHPNDAFLLTTVVGSYPKPKWLNRADDLVDDPDSKFDESDLEEAHDDACRLITHEHERAGLDTVVDGEMRRNEMVEFFADRIDGYEFNGPVKVWGHNYFDKPSVVEEVEYDEPWLVDEFEFTAGVAERPVKVPITGPYTLGFWAFNEAYPSTEELVYDLADLVNEEVEKLVEAGARYIQIDEPALATTPEDHAIVGEALERIAAGIPEEVRIGLHVCYGDYSRVYPEVNDYPIDEFDIELSNGDYEQIPVLEEPELEPDLALGVVDAHTAEVESVEEIKENIRQGLRVVPPEKLTVSPDCGLKLLPREVAYGKTENMVTAVREIEAEIDAGEIDLDNPLADD